DNA from Flavobacteriales bacterium:
CGCAGCGCCGCGGCGATCGGAGCAGGTGCCGCAGGGCGACTACGGCTTCGGCCGGTGCGGAAGGCGAATGCATGGGGCGGCCAAGTTAGCCGCCCCGTGGATGCTGCTGAAACCCGCTCAGAACCCGATGCCCGGTGTGGGCATGTGCTCGATCAGGATGCCCACGCAGCCGATATCGAGATCGGCCGCCTTGCCCTTGCGGTCAGAGGCACCGGGGGCGTTCACCTTCACGGCGATGCGCTTGGTGGCGGTGCAGGAGAATTCGATCTCGCTCGCCATCTCATGCTCGGTGTTGTCCCAGAGCACCTTCTCGGTCTCTGAATAGGTGCGCTTGCCATCCTCGCCATCGCTCGCAGTGCGCAGCTTCTCCACCAGGCGGATGGCGACCTCCTCCCCGAGGATCTTCGAGTCGTGGCAGACGGAGATGCGGTAGTCCTGCCCCCGGTACACGATGATGTTGAGCTCGGTCTCTTCGCCCACCTTCACCAGGGCGCTCCTGCTCTGGCCGTTAACCGAGAACCGCGCATCGCGCGACCGGTCGCAATTGAATTTGTGATAGGTAAGGCACTCGCTCTGGGCCTTCGCGGGGGCGAACGGGGCGGCGAGCAGCGCTGCGGCTGCCAACAGCTGGATGACGTTGCGGGTCATGGTGCGATCAGGAGTTGGTGCCGCCTTCGGGCTTGATCCATTCGTTGCGCAGGTCCGTCACGGCCTTCGAGAGCTCGGCGTACTTCTCGGGGGTGAGCTCCACGGTCATGTCCTCGCCCAGCACCATGCGGCCGGAAGGCGATGCGCCGCCGTGCGGGGCGCGCCTCACCTCGAGCTGGTCGTAGATGGACCTGAGCGCCGAGAGGCGGGCATAGACCTCAGCCACATCCGGGTCCGCCTTGGTCTCCTCCATCATGCCCAACAGGTGGTCCAAGGTCACCTTCTGTTCGGCCACACGCGCCACCAGTGCCTCGCTCTGGCCGAAGGCATCGATCTGCCGCATCACCAGGTGCATGCTTTCGAGCCAGCCGCCCGCAAGCACCATGTGCAGCACGGGGCCCATCCGCTCCTGCTGCATGCGCTCATAGGCGCGCTGGTAGGCCTCGTTGCTGATCACCTCCAAGGAGTCCCCGCGGGTGAGGTTCGACTCCAGGCGCACGAAGTCGGCATCGGAAAAGGCATTGTCCAGGCCCAGCGATTGGGCCAGCTTCTTCGAGGTGAGGTAGTAGCGTGCCACCTCCACGTTCAGCTTGAAGCTGCTGGCATAGACCAGATCGGTGGCATAGACCCCGAAATTGATCGCCCGGGCCCGCAGGCTCGCGTATTTGTCCACATGGCTCGCCGGATTGAGCATCCGCTTGTGGCCTTCCCCTGCCATCTGCCGGACCAGGCCGAAGAGCTCATTGGGCGTTGGCATCTGGTAGAGGGCGCTCACCTCGGCCTCCTCGCCGCCGATCACCAGCCCGGCGCTGGGCTGCTCGGCCTGCGGGCCGGCATCTCCGCCGCAAGCGGTCAGTGCGAGGATGGCGAGTAGCGGGGGGATGCGTGCCGGATGCATGTGGCGAGGGATGTGTTCTGGGGCTTAGGCCCGTGAGGGAGCGACCCCGCGAAGGAAGATGAGCCTGGTGCGGCGGCCATGGCCGGCACCCGATTACTTTTGCGCCGCTTTTTCAACAACCCACAATGGCAGGCAACAGGACATTCACGATGATCAAGCCCGAGGCAGTGGCCGCAGGGAACATGGGCAAGATCCTCGACATGATCATCGACAGCGGATTCAAGGTGATCGCGCTGAAATACACCCGGCTCTCGCGACAGGAGGCCGGCAGCTTCTATGCGGTGCACAAGGAGCGCCCGTTCTACGGCGAGCTCGTGGAATACATGGCGAGCGGCCCCATCGTGGCGGCGATCCTGGAGAGGGAGAATGCTGTTCCCGCCTTCCGCGAGCTGATCGGCGCCACGGATCCCGCCCAGGCGGCCGAGGGCACCATCCGCAAGCGCTTCGCCGAGAGCAAGGCCAAGAACGCCGTGCATGGCAGCGACAGCGATGAGAATGCCGCCATCGAAGGCGCCTTCTTCTTCAGCGGCCGCGAGCAATTCTGACCCACGCCCGACCGGCGGTCACTGCAGCACCACCTCCGCCACCACCGCGCGGCCCATGCGCTGATTGAGGCGCTCCGCGATGGTGACGCGCATGAACGTGAGCTCCTGCCGGAGCGGCGCACTGTCGACCCGCACCAGGAGCCGGCCCCGTTTGAGCGTGATGGCCGTGGTGTGGCGCGCGATCATGGGGCCGGTCACCTCGTCCCACCACGAGGCGATATCCAGCTCGTCCATCTTCTCGCGCATGCCCGCCCCATCGATGAGGTAGGCGATCGCCTCAGCCAAGGACTGTTCGTTGCGTCGCTTCACGGGTGATTCCGGAGTGGGTGAGGTGGAAGAACCGGGTGTCGAGGTCAAGGCCGTCGAGGGCGGCGTGGAGCCGAACCGCATCGGTATCGGTGATCAGCACCTGCCCGAAACGGTGGCCGCTTAGCAGGCGCAGCAAGTGCCGCATCCGCTGGGGATCGATCTTGTCGAAGATATCATCCAGCAGCAGGATGGGGCGCTCGCCGCTGCGGCGCGCCGTGAGCTCGAACTGGGCCAGCTTGAGCGCGATGAGATAGGTCTTCTGCTGCCCTTGCGAGCCGAAGCGCTTCAGCGGCTGGCCTTCGAGCGTGAAGAGCAGGTCGTCCTTGTGTACGCCCACCGTGGTGTGCTGCGCCGCCCGGTCGCGCTCCCACGCCCCGGCGATCAACGCCGCCATGGTCGACTCGTTCAGCCCTGAACGGTACTCCAGGGCCACCTGCTCGGTGCCCGAGCTGATGCCCGCATAGTGCTCCTCGAGCAGCGGCACCAGTTCGCCCATGAAGGCGGCGCGCGCTGCATGGATGGCCGTGGCCTGCTGCGCCAGCTGCTCGTCCCAGGCCTCGAAGGCTCCCTGCGGCACCCCGCCGCGCTCCGCATGCTGCTTCAGCAGGGCATTGCGCTGCGCCAAGGCGCGGTTGTAGCGGATGAGCGCCTCCAGGTACGCCTTGTCGAACTGGGCGATGAGGCCGTCGAGGAAGCGCCGCCGCACCTCGCTGCCCTCCAGCACCAGCTGCCCATCATAGGGCGTGATCATCACCACCGGGTACCGGCCCACATGGTCGGCCAAGCGATCGTACTCCTTCCGATTGCGGCTCAGCACCTTGCGCTGCCCGCGGCGCACGCTGCAGAGCACCGTGTCATCCCCCCCATCCGTTCGCAGCGTCCCCTGCACCACCATCAGCTCCTCCCCGCGAAGGATGTTATGCTGATCCACCGGCTCGAAATAGCTCTTGCCCAAAGCCAGGTAATGGACGGCATCCAGCAGGTTGGTCTTGCCCGTGCCGTTGGGGCCGGTGAAGCAATTCACCTCCGGCCCCAGCTCCAGTTCCGCCACCCGGTGGTTGCGGAAATTCAGCGCATGCAGGCGGCTGAGGTGGAAGGCCATGGCGCGAAGCTACGCCGCGGCCGGCGGGCCTTCCCGGCCGTTCCGGAGGGTGCTTCCCGTAAGTGCCTCGAAATCCTACATTTGCGCCCCGCGAAAAGCGCCATCTAGGACCCATGAGCAAGAAGCACGCTGAGCCCGCCGAAGGCAAGGACCTCGACCTGGGCGAAGTCTACACCCGCACGGAGCTGTTCCTCGACAAGCATAAGAAGAGCATCACCATGGGCGCCATCGGCCTGCTGGTGGTGGTTGGCGGCATCCTCGGGGTGAAGAAGCTGTACCTGGAGCCGCGCGAGAACGAGGCCGCTGAGCTCATCTGGAAGGCGCAGTACTACTTCGAGATCGATTCGCTCGACCTGGCGCTCAACGGCGACAGCCTCTGGCCCGGATTCACCAGCATCGCCCAGGATTTCGGCAGCACGCCCAGCGGCGAGCTGGCCCACTATTACATGGGAGCCATCTACATGCAGAAGGGCGAGTTCGAGCAGGCGCTGGAGCACTACAAGGAGGCCGACCTTGACGATGACGTGCTGCGCGTGATGGCGGTGGGCAACCAGGGCGATGCGCTGGTGGAGCTCGGCCGAGCAGCGGAAGCGGTGAAGCTCTTCGAGAAGGCGGCGAGCATGGCGAAGAACGACTTCACCACGCCCATGTACCTGATGAAGGCCGGTATCCTGCACCAGCAAGCCGGCGACTGGGCCAGTGCGCGCAAGGCATTCAGGCGCGTCGCTGACGACTTCCCCACCAGCAGCGAGGCCAGCCAGGCACGCAAGTACGCGGGCCATGCCGAGGCCATGGGCGGATAGCCATGTCAACGGCCGACAAGCACCTCTCCCACTACGATCCGGCCGGCGTCCCTAGTGGCGCCGGTCGCCGTTTCGCGCTCGTGGTGAGCGAATGGAACAGGACGGTCACCGACGCCCTGCGGCTCGGCGCGCGCGAGACCCTGCTGCGCCATGGCGTGGCCCCTTCCGACATCGTGGAGCGCTGGGTGCCCGGCAGCTTCGAGCTGGCTGCGGGCGCGCAGTTCCTCCTGGAGCGTGGCGGACTGCATGGTATCATCTGCCTGGGCAGCGTGGTGAGGGGCGAGACCCCGCACTTCGACTACGTCTGCCAGGGAACCACGCAGGGCATCATGGCCGTGGGCCTCAAGTTCAGCGCCCCGGTCATCTTCGGCGTGCTCACCGACGACACCTTGCAGCAGGCGCTCGACCGCAGCGGGGGCAAGCACGGCAACAAAGGCGTCGATTGCGCCGTGGCGGCGCTGAAGATGGCCGAGCTGAAGGCGCAGGGCTGAGCGGCCTTCGCTGCTTTCGCCGATCTTCGCACTGATGCGCGCGCCCTGGCTCACGCTCCTCCTGGTCATCGGTTGCTCTGCGGCCGCCCAGCATGGCCCGCGGATCGGGCTGGGTCTGGCCACGCAAGGCCCCGGGGCCTTCCGGGGCAGCACGCGCGACATGCTGCCGGCACCGCTGTTCGGCTGGTGCGTGGAAGCGCAGCTCCACCCGCAGGTGAGGTTCGCGCCCGAGCTGCTCTGGGTCACCAAGGGGGCCTTCGTGCGCAACCCGGCCGTTGGGTCGAGTTCCATCCTCACGCTTCGCTACCTGGAGGTGCCGCTCCTGCTGCGCATCTCCACGGACCGCAAGGCCGACGGCATGTTCCTGCTGGCCGGCGCGGGCC
Protein-coding regions in this window:
- a CDS encoding nucleoside-diphosphate kinase; translated protein: MAGNRTFTMIKPEAVAAGNMGKILDMIIDSGFKVIALKYTRLSRQEAGSFYAVHKERPFYGELVEYMASGPIVAAILERENAVPAFRELIGATDPAQAAEGTIRKRFAESKAKNAVHGSDSDENAAIEGAFFFSGREQF
- a CDS encoding DUF721 domain-containing protein — translated: MAEAIAYLIDGAGMREKMDELDIASWWDEVTGPMIARHTTAITLKRGRLLVRVDSAPLRQELTFMRVTIAERLNQRMGRAVVAEVVLQ
- a CDS encoding DNA replication/repair protein RecF, which codes for MAFHLSRLHALNFRNHRVAELELGPEVNCFTGPNGTGKTNLLDAVHYLALGKSYFEPVDQHNILRGEELMVVQGTLRTDGGDDTVLCSVRRGQRKVLSRNRKEYDRLADHVGRYPVVMITPYDGQLVLEGSEVRRRFLDGLIAQFDKAYLEALIRYNRALAQRNALLKQHAERGGVPQGAFEAWDEQLAQQATAIHAARAAFMGELVPLLEEHYAGISSGTEQVALEYRSGLNESTMAALIAGAWERDRAAQHTTVGVHKDDLLFTLEGQPLKRFGSQGQQKTYLIALKLAQFELTARRSGERPILLLDDIFDKIDPQRMRHLLRLLSGHRFGQVLITDTDAVRLHAALDGLDLDTRFFHLTHSGITREATQRTVLG
- a CDS encoding tetratricopeptide repeat protein, producing MSKKHAEPAEGKDLDLGEVYTRTELFLDKHKKSITMGAIGLLVVVGGILGVKKLYLEPRENEAAELIWKAQYYFEIDSLDLALNGDSLWPGFTSIAQDFGSTPSGELAHYYMGAIYMQKGEFEQALEHYKEADLDDDVLRVMAVGNQGDALVELGRAAEAVKLFEKAASMAKNDFTTPMYLMKAGILHQQAGDWASARKAFRRVADDFPTSSEASQARKYAGHAEAMGG
- the ribH gene encoding 6,7-dimethyl-8-ribityllumazine synthase; translated protein: MSTADKHLSHYDPAGVPSGAGRRFALVVSEWNRTVTDALRLGARETLLRHGVAPSDIVERWVPGSFELAAGAQFLLERGGLHGIICLGSVVRGETPHFDYVCQGTTQGIMAVGLKFSAPVIFGVLTDDTLQQALDRSGGKHGNKGVDCAVAALKMAELKAQG
- a CDS encoding outer membrane beta-barrel protein; this encodes MRAPWLTLLLVIGCSAAAQHGPRIGLGLATQGPGAFRGSTRDMLPAPLFGWCVEAQLHPQVRFAPELLWVTKGAFVRNPAVGSSSILTLRYLEVPLLLRISTDRKADGMFLLAGAGLGWFLKGREQRFLNGQLIWDEPYRLPDLQRRSQFNVVVGMGMEGRRWGFDVRGQSSLGLFDRLVTQQSQVYAITFTYRMGNPPPEPPPAEEEQ